In the genome of Oncorhynchus clarkii lewisi isolate Uvic-CL-2024 chromosome 22, UVic_Ocla_1.0, whole genome shotgun sequence, one region contains:
- the LOC139380248 gene encoding matrix-remodeling-associated protein 5-like, protein MAPSVCGVSLAVVVVLVTLVSPGGACPRPCSCYQPTELHCTFRSLLTIPQLLPQHTLHINLGFNSISRIPDSSLAGLRRLEQLMLHGNDIREIPDRAFQDLSSLQVLKLSYNKLREISAESFSGLSSLLRLHLDHNQLQFLHPQALLHLPNLRLIRLQGNRLHQLHPQAFCTLSLLQTFCYSTLRHLDVSNNSLTILPRDTLRTAPLLESLALQANPWTCDCSMAWMQAWSISHPGVLKCPGPHCLVCASPKHMKGRGLLQQKDLSCTSPVISTNPRTPSQEDGEVQPIETFREALGNASLGMSDQQGNAVDLKCNITHSSQTPDITPPHLSSSSIPISLSLSLDCGVDGHGYERLWRLLAYYSETPVRLQREIMLSKAPRLAYRYRQTAEKEGYYYTGVRASIQAQPAWLLQPHVSLELNRAQSSAHRVKLTLSTLVSAPPDPPSPHSWVLVQTNHTHTAFTTAAERQIHLPCPVLSSIGDLSTGDHRLQWVFPDGSTVSSPYRSSDGRVRVSGQGLVLQRVYHSDAGLYYCVARAGGDVDVLPLRLAVVESSNPLPGEELGPAVTGLVGDPVSLPCEASGTPRVEVNWVLPGGRVVGSRNEGRRKDEAEVTVLANGTLSLPIPALGDAGLYRCVAVNQYGADSLSTRLTLTPRPSDTSSRMRYPMRPQSAAGVSNRVRAPLGGEEIEGGGSGDDEGENILPTRAGYNRTWRPPIRSHMVRVEGSRPPQKGKKPLRRGFPVEQRRNRLEGRRSFNLAKHKIDPQKWADLLTKIRERTAPKITDSLYVPPPTRAHTTTSAPTEAQTTTSTPTEAQTTTSAPTEAQTTTSTPTEAQTTTSAPTEAQTTTSTPTEAQTTTSAPTEAQTTTSTPTEAQATTSTPTEAQTSTSAPTEAQTTTSTPTESQTTTSTPIEAQTTTSIPTRAQSTRIQTNSRHTESNHTTRTNPGSIQPESTQPDKIQTERIQTSKTQTTRIHTDTTLPNGTPEVSVGRNSDQRLVLDSEADTSKSSSIDVLSLQEEWLNLTHTSLIPDLLTKDRVAPETPNTSDPSNNFPQKPKSNTDTETGTETETEGSLKSTKPTSNVNCTSAEERRQSVIPVRTTGEGERTRTTNSGKVMFSNSVPSRPRSPWNASNRPGQRRRINRLRGRPMPHQSAPGPTSPLQNNLSPTTTRAALTKPRKLTAPATTITISTTTTTTTTTTTPSLTRITAPSSTSVSPPAFLSASPPSPQTYTDRVTHLTNTAARLPDRSQATITHTRTHTSTHIGKHTPTVTHSHTEKQSYAITEGQVGATLKEQDPSVFNQHNPEDIKATTTRSGTTPGGTTPTGTEKEPSEIESSEIEPLYPETKEELSEIGPPATEKEPTEIEPPATDEEEPSEIEPSATDEEEPSEIEPPATDEEEPSEIEPPATDEEPSEIEAPATDEEEPSEIEPPATDEEPSEIEPLYPITEEEPNKIEPVYLAPDEPEERQPESEIDSSFSSTKQLLPPTTANTAAITASAITSSTVITFIRRTTTITIPTTTTTIPTTTTTIPTTTTTIPSTTTTIPPTTTTTPTTTTTIPTTTTTIPTTTATIPTTTATIPTTTTTIPTTTTTIPTTTTSIPTTTTTIPTTTTTIPTTTTTIPTTTTTLTSTIVWRNPGVNSIPDSHGSRYRPPSYPTYSQHSSSRHPYVITRPDPVRTPLQTPPPIKHTPSLPHPIKPKLLLPDILEIPSSVVPTTRAPSSSPKTSPPTTDSQAGLNPESTLPHSPPASPAHSVTAQRPPQTSVLRVRPRIAPPHMRPMSVPAEIDALLPCEAIGQPPPTITWTKVSTGAVMSLDYKAERFQVLPNGTFLIRSVQVQDQGTYICSAQNSVGLDRAMVTLEVWSHPPRIQLPNHRDATVHQGGEVRLECRAQGVPVPLLSWVLPDLSVLTPDPNPNPALGTHPRVSIFPNGTLRILVAGPADRGLYRCVASNLAGAGSLSVRLHVSSLPPAIQEPREEKVTRPAGLPLYAQCSARGAPPPSIRWRTPDGTFLLPSQFLNGNLFVLPNATLLIRKLATKDSGSYECLATNAVGGDKRTVRVEVTGDGGGGEVVSMDKMTFSSINSKFDLPPSSPVLNPPLPPSSPLSKARILSTSPSSSIVIYGESLLLYCSATGNPEPRVVWRVPGKKLVDARYSFDKRIKVHSNGTLYIQSVTEKDGGDYLCVARNKMADDFRLLQVTVATKPAKIEPKQPSNQKVVSYGAALKVDCLATGQPDPAVRWSLPDGTSVKSVLLQVEERGRRSRRLVVFDNGTLFLPSVGMGEEGEYVCHAENHGGRDTMSVMVKVLASPPSFPSTKYEVIKVQQGGTVALNCGAKGEPVPTITWLSPMNRVLPVEASGPVVVQQDGSLVIQGARGADGGNYTCRASNAAGERSKVMGVEVMVTQPSFTLNGAGGGINGADRQIAVVSGSGLSAVISISQSAGRDHRVSAGNCVSSNGDCKVGDQKVSAVRGQTVLLPCPSQGFPLPRLAWLLPGNGVLPVPYYGSRLTVHRNGTLELRGVRASDSGMLVCVNRGERGEARIMVHLEVSDTKDTPHSRGPVTTDKPFPVGPVSKEQPRPVGPEQPHPVVPVSREKLRSGGPDREETPRHRGPVTIVKSRQETPRPTSPVTNEKPHLGGPVSTENPLPGVPVQVDTPHPRGPVPEAGRSVVLERKPVVTSISGSLVSIINGDNLQLPCPQTDSPSQGSSQTESLTWKLPSGVVVSRGQAAGTGRYSVLDDGTLTVQQVSVFDRGTYSCRSTNQDTSSILTVPVIVIAYPPRITNGPPPLTYTRPGVAVQLTCYVIATPRATITWEMPDQSQLRVTGQARLYGNRYLSPQGSLVIQNPTSRDTGFYRCSARNVIGTDTKASYLHVI, encoded by the exons ggGTGTTGAAATGTCCGGGGCCGCATTGCCTGGTCTGTGCCTCACCCAAACACATGAAGGGTCGTGGCCTTTTGCAGCAGAAAGACCTATCCTGCACCTCGCCTGTCATCTCCACCAATCCCAGAACCCCATCTCAGGAGGATGGCGAAGTTCAACCAATAGAAACCTTTAGAGAGGCTTTAGGCAACGCCTCCCTGGGGATGTCTGACCAACAGGGGAATGCTGTTGATCTGAAGTGTAACATCACACACTCCTCACAGACTCCTGACATTACCCCACCacacctttcctcctcctccatccccatctccctctccctctccctggactgtggggTGGATGGGCATGGCTATGAGAGGCTGTGGAGGCTGCTGGCCTACTACAGTGAGACGCCTGTCAGGCTTCAAAGAGAAATAATGTTGAGTAAAGCCCCAAGACTTGCCTACAG gtacagacagacagcagagaaggAGGGCTACTACTATACAGGGGTCAGGGCCAGTATTCAAGCCCAGCCTGCCTGGTTACTGCAGCCCCATGTCAGTCTAGAGCTCAACAGAGCTCAGTCCAGCGCCCACAGGGTTAAACTGACCCTGTCCACCCTGGTGTCTGCTCCCCCAGACCCCCCATCCCCACACTCCTGGGTCCTCGTCCAGACCAACCACACCCACACAGCTTTTACTACAGCTGCAGAGAGACAGATCcacctgccctgccctgtcctcagCTCTATTGGAGACCTAAGCACTGGAGACCACAGGCTCCAATGGGTTTTCCCAGATGGTTCAACAGTCTCCTCTCCCTACCGCAGCTCAGATGGTAGGGTCCGGGTGTCTGGCCAGGGGCTGGTCCTGCAGAGAGTGTATCACTCTGATGCTGGACTGTACTATTGCGTGGCCCGGGCGGGGGGAGATGTTGATGTCCTCCCCCTCCGTCTGGCGGTGGTAGAATCATCCAATCCTCTCCCAGGGGAGGAGCTAGGCCCGGCTGTGACTGGATTGGTTGGAGACCCTGTCAGTCTGCCGTGCGAGGCCTCTGGTACACCGAGGGTTGAGGTGAACTGGGTTCTTCCTGGTGGGAGAGTGGTAGGGAGTAGGAacgaggggaggagaaaggacgAGGCAGAGGTTACTGTCTTGGCCAACGGTACCCTGTCTCTCCCCATCCCTGCGCTGGGAGATGCAGGCCTGTACCGGTGTGTAGCGGTGAACCAGTACGGTGCTGACTCTCTCTCCACCAGACTGACGCTCACCCCGCGTCCTTCTGACACCTCATCACGTATGAGATATCCCATGAGGCCACAATCTGCGGCGGGGGTGTCCAACAGGGTACGAGCCCCTCTAGGGGGTGAGGAGATTGaagggggggggtcaggagatgATGAGGGGGAGAACATACTGCCCACCAGGGCAGGTTACAACAGGACATGGCGTCCCCCCATCAGATCCCACATGGTGAGGGTGGAGGGAAGCAGACCACCCCAAAAGGGCAAGAAGCCCTTGAGGAGAGGCTTCCCTGTGGAGCAGAGGAGGAACAGGTTGGAGGGTCGGCGGAGCTTTAACCTGGCCAAGCACAAAATAGACCCTCAGAAATGGGCCGACCTGCTGACTAAGATACGTGAAAGGACTGCCCCTAAAATCACAGACTCCCTGTATGTACCACCCCCAACAAGAGCACATACTACCACCTCAGCCCCAACTGAAGCACAGACAACCACCTCAACCCCAACTGAAGCACAGACAACCACCTCAGCCCCAACTGAAGCACAGACAACCACCTCAACCCCAACTGAAGCACAGACAACCACCTCAGCCCCAACTGAAGCACAGACAACCACCTCAACCCCAACTGAAGCACAGACAACCACCTCAGCCCCAACTGAAGCACAGACAACCACCTCAACCCCAACTGAAGCACAGGCAACCACCTCAACCCCAACTGAAGCACAGACATCCACCTCAGCCCCAACTGAAGCACAGACAACCACCTCAACCCCAACTGAATCACAGACAACCACCTCAACCCCAATTGAAGCACAGACAACCACCTCAATCCCAACTAGAGCACAGTCAACCAGAATACAGACAAATAGCAGACATACAGAAAGCAATCACACAACCAGAACAAATCCAGGCAGCATACAGCCAGAAAGTACACAGCCAGAcaaaatacagacagagagaatacaGACAAGTAAAACACAGACAACCAGAATACATACAGACACGACATTACCAAACGGCACACCAGAGGTAAGCGTGGGAAGAAACTCTGATCAACGTCTTGTATTGGACTCAGAGGCTGATACCTCAAAGAGTTCTTCCATAGATGTCCTCAGTCTACAGGAAGAGTGGTTAAACCTCACCCATACATCACTAATCCCAGATCTGCTAACAAAGGATAGAGTGGCCCCAGAGACACCAAACACTTCAGATCCGAGCAATAACTTCCCCCAGAAACctaagtcaaacacagacacagagacagggacagaaacagagacagagggttCTCTTAAAAGCACAAAGCCAACCTCCAATGTCAATTGCACTAGCGCAGAGGAAAGGAGACAGAGTGTTATCCCTGTACGGACTACAGGTGAGGGGGAGAGGACTCGAACAACAAACTCTGGAAAGGTAATGTTCTCCAACTCTGTTCCGTCGCGACCCAGAAGCCCCTGGAATGCCAGCAATAGGCCTGGCCAGAGGAGACGCATCAACAGACTCAGAGGACGACCCATGCCCCACCAAAGCGCCCCAGGTCCAACCTCCCCTCTCCAGAATAACTTAAGTCCCACTACCACCAGAGCAGCACTTACAAAGCCCAGGAAACTGACAGCACCTGCTACAACCATTACTAtaagcactactactactactactactactactactactccatcCTTAACTAGGATCACTGCTCCATCAAGCACATCTGTCTCCCCCCCTGCCTTCCTTTCTGCCTCGCCCCCTTCGCCCCAGACATACACAGACAGGGTGACTCACTTAACAAACACTGCTGCTCGGCTCCCTGACAGGTCCCAAGcgactatcacacacacacgcacacacactagcacacacataGGCAAACATACACccacagtcactcacagtcacacagaaAAACAGAGTTATGCTATAACAGAGGGTCAGGTCGGGGCCACTCTAAAAGAACAGGATCCATCTGTCTTCAACCAACACAACCCAGAGGATATCAAAGCAACTACCACGCGGTCTGGAACCACACCAGGTGGAACAACACCTACTGGTACTGAGAAAGAACCCAGTGAGATAGAATCCAGTGAGATAGAACCACTCTACCCAGAAACCAAGGAAGAACTCAGTGAGATAGGACCACCAGCAACTGAAAAAGAACCCACTGAGATAGAACCACCAGCAACTGATGAAGAAGAACCCAGTGAGATAGAACCATCAGCAACTGATGAAGAAGAACCCAGTGAGATAGAACCACCAGCAACTGATGAAGAAGAACCCAGTGAGATAGAACCACCAGCAACTGATGAAGAGCCCAGTGAGATAGAAGCACCAGCAACTGATGAAGAAGAACCCAGTGAGATAGAACCACCAGCAACTGATGAAGAACCCAGTGAGATAGAACCACTTTACCCAATTACTGAAGAAGAACCCAATAAGATAGAACCAGTCTATCTAGCACCTGATGAACCAGAGGAGAGACAGCCAGAGTCAGAAATAGACAGCTCTTTTTCATCTACAAAACAACTACTGCCCCCAACTACAGCTAATACAGCAGCTATCACTGCTTCAGCCATCACCTCCTCTACAGTCATCACTTTTATTAGAAGAACTACCACTATAACTAttcctacaactactaccactattcctacaactactaccactattcctacaactactaccactatacCTTCAACTACTACCACCATACCtccaactactaccactacacctacaactactaccactattcctacaactactaccactattcctacaactactgctactattcctacaactactgctactatacctacaactactaccactattcctacaactactactactatacctacAACTACTACCTCTAtacctacaactactaccactattcctacaactactaccactatccctacaactactactactattcccactactactaccactcttaCTAGTACAATAGTCTGGAGGAACCCAGGAGtaaactccatcccagactcacaTGGTAGTCGCTACCGCCCCCCATCTTACCCCACCTACTCACAACACTCCAGCAGCCGGCACCCTTATGTCATCACTAGGCCTGACCCAGTGAGAACTCCACTTCAAACGCCACCCCCTATAAAACACACACCCTCTCTACCACACCCTATCAAGCCCAAACTTCTTCTCCCAGACATTTTAGAGATCCCTTCCTCTGTAGTCCCCACCACCAGAGCTCCCTCCAGCTCCCCAAAGacctccccacccaccacagACAGTCAGGCTGGACTCAACCCTGAGTCCACCCTTCCTCATTCCCCTCCCGCGTCTCCAGCCCATAGTGTGACTGCCCAACGTCCCCCTCAGACCTCCGTCTTGCGTGTCCGGCCCCGTATCGCTCCACCTCACATGCGCCCCATGTCTGTCCCAGCTGAGATTGATGCCCTCCTGCCCTGCGAGGCCATTGGACAGCCTCCTCCAACAATCACCTGGACCAAGGTCTCCACAG GAGCTGTGATGTCACTGGACTACAAGGCAGAGCGTTTCCAGGTCCTACCCAACGGAACCTTTCTCATCCGGAGCGTGCAGGTCCAGGACCAGGGGACATACATCTGCAGCGCACAGAACTCTGTGGGCCTGGACCGTGCCATGGTGACCCTGGAGGTCTGGTCCCACCCACCCCGGATTCAGCTACCCAACCACAGAGATGCAACGGTGCACCAGGGGGGTGAAGTGAGGTTAGAGTGTCGGGCTCAGGGGGTGCCGGTTCCTCTGCTGTCCTGGGTGCTACCTGACCTCTCcgtcctaacccctgaccctaaccccaaccctgccCTTGGAACTCACCCCCGGGTGTCTATATTCCCTAATGGTACTCTGCGTATCTTGGTGGCCGGCCCAGCAGACAGAGGACTGTATCGCTGTGTAGCCTCCAACCTAGCAGGGGCTGGCAGTCTGTCAGTCCGACTCCatgtgtcctctcttcctccagcCATCCAGGAGCCCAGAGAGGAGAAGGTAACCCGGCCCGCTGGTTTGCCTCTCTACGCCCAATGCTCTGCCCGGGgagctccccctccctccatccgctGGAGGACACCTGACGGCACCTTTCTGCTCCCCTCTCAATTCCTCAACGGGAACCTGTTTGTCCTCCCCAATGCCACCTTGTTGATACGCAAGCTAGCCACTAAGGACTCTGGGAGCTACGAGTGCCTGGCGACTAATGCGGTGGGCGGGGATAAGAGGACGGTGAGGGTGGAGGTGactggagatggaggaggaggagaagttgTCTCCATGGATAAAATGACCTTCTCTTCCATCAACAGTAAATTTgatctccccccctcctcccccgtccttaaccctcccctcccaccctcctcccccctcagtAAGGCTAGgatcctctccacctctccatccagTTCTATAGTCATATATGGTGAATCTCTGCTCCTTTACTGTTCAGCAACCGGCAACCCAGAGCCTAGAGTGGTCTGGAGGGTACCTGGCAAGAAACTAGTGGATGCCCGTTACAG TTTTGACAAGAGGATAAAGGTGCACAGTAATGGAACGCTGTATATCCAGTCCGTGACGGAGAAAGACGGGGGGGACTATTTATGTGTCGCGCGAAATAAGATGGCTGATGACTTCCGCCTCCTCCAGGTCACCGTGGCAACAAAGCCTGCTAAGATTGAGCCAAAGCAGCCATCAAATCAGAAGGTGGTATCGTACGGAGCAGCTCTAAAGGTAGACTGTCTGGCGACCGGCCAGCCCGACCCCGCGGTAAGATGGAGCCTCCCGGATGGAACCTCAGTGAAAAGTGTCCTGTTgcaggtggaagagagagggaggcgcAGCCGGCGACTGGTGGTTTTTGACAATGGAACACTGTTCCTCCCCTCGgtggggatgggggaggagggggagtatGTTTGCCACGCTGAGAACCATGGGGGGAGGGACACTATGAGTGTGATGGTCAAAGTCCTCGcctcacctccctccttccccagtACCAAATATGAGGTCATCAAGGTGCAACAAGGGGGCACAGTGGCTCTGAACTGTGGGGCTAAAGGAGAGCCTGTCCCTACGATCACATGGCTCTCTCCAATGAATCGTGTCCTCCCAGTGGAAGCATCAGGGCCGGTTGTGGTGCAGCAAGACGGGTCCTTGGTGATCCAGGGGGCTAGAGGGGCTGACGGAGGAAACTACACCTGCCGAGCCAGCAATGCTGCTGGGGAGAGGAGCAAGGTGATGGGGGTGGAGGTGATGGTGACACAACCCAGCTTCACTCTCAATGGAGCTGGGGGTGGGATCaatggggcagacagacagatagctgtTGTTAGTGGTAGTGGACTGAGTGCTGTGATCTCCATCAGTCAGTCTGCAGGGAGGGATCATAGGGTCAGTGCAGGTAATTGTGTCAGTAGTAATGGAGACTGTAAAGTAGGGGACCAAAAGGTCTCAGCAGTTAGAGGCCAGACAGTTCTTCTGCCATGTCCATCCCAGGGCTTCCCTCTCCCCCGCCTGGCCTGGTTGCTGCCCGGTAACGGGGTTCTCCCGGTGCCCTACTATGGCAGCAGACTCACCGTGCACCGGAATGGAACCCTGGAGCTGAGGGGGGTGAGGGCAAGCGACTCCGGCATGCTGGTGTGTGTCAATCGTGGCGAGAGGGGTGAGGCTCGGATAATGGTACACCTGGAGGTCTCAGACACAAAGGACACACCTCACTCCAGAGGCCCAGTGACCACAGATAAACCTTTCCCAGTAGGCCCAGTTAGCAAAGAGCAACCTCGCCCAGTAGGCCCAGAACAACCTCATCCAGTAGTCCCAGTCAGCAGAGAGAAACTTCGCTCAGGAggcccagacagagaggagacacctCGCCACAGAGGCCCAGTGACCATAGTGAAATCTCGCCAGGAGACACCTCGCCCTACAAGCCCAGTCACCAATGAGAAACCTCACTTAGGAGGCCCAGTCAGCACAGAGAACCCTCTGCCAGGAGTCCCAGTCCAAGTGGACACACCTCATCCAAGAGGCCCAGTGCCAGAGGCAGGGAGGAGTGTTGTCCTGGAAAGGAAGCCTGTGGTCACCAGCATATCAGGCTCTCTGGTCAGCATCATCAACGGAGACAATCTACAGCTACCCtgcccccagacagacagccccAGTCAGGGTTCCAGCCAGACAGAGTCTCTGACCTGGAAGTTGCCAAGCGGGGTGGTCGTGTCTCGGGGCCAGGCGGCAGGGACGGGTCGGTACTCAGTCCTGGATGACGGGACTCTGACGGTGCAGCAGGTATCTGTGTTTGACAGGGGGACCTACTCCTGCCGATCCACCAATCAGGATACATCATCTATCCTGACAGTTCCAGTGATTGTCATCGCCTACCCCCCTCGCATCACCAACGGACCCCCTCCCCTCACCTACACCCGTCCTGGTGTTGCCGTTCAGCTAACCTGCTACGTCATAGCAACCCCCAGAGCGACCATCACCTGGGAGATGCCGGACCAATCCCAGCTCAGGGTCACAGGTCAGGCCCGTCTCTATGGGAACCGGTACCTGAGTCCTCAGGGTTCCCTGGTGATCCAGAACCCGACCAGCAGAGACACAGGGTTCTACCGTTGTTCTGCACGGAACGTCATCGGAACTGACACCAAGGCCTCTTATCTACATGTGatctaa